One window from the genome of Manis pentadactyla isolate mManPen7 chromosome 15, mManPen7.hap1, whole genome shotgun sequence encodes:
- the LOC130680978 gene encoding uncharacterized protein LOC130680978 translates to MSALGRGGRAPRAPPPAAEDPGARAASAPPCDESSGSERHRLPLETCPPARPPAQRAGVVESAADAPTAEDPRCACSSSAPNSLPPHPTLRRLRLRILPRLLFYLFWVVHKPQCLQPASPRTAGTSSLGSEAPDPGRPRLDTPRAPLAATSLSCWNLVNGCLLGGLWFTDIFVFSQEEDIVIFFPLRAQALLFGGLGGAPSREPCQPSLAGCGREGATTMDVLLSAEERAALQRSKAIEKNLKEDGISAAKDVKLLLLGAGESGKSTIVKQMK, encoded by the exons ATGAGcgctctggggaggggaggccgCGCTCCGCGCGCGCCCCCGCCGGCTGCCGAGGATCCGGGCGCGCGCGCCGCCTCC GCTCCACCGTGCGATGAGAGCTCTGGGAGCGAGCGACACCGCCTTCCGCTAGAGACCTGTCCCCCGGCCCGGCCCCCGGCCCAGCGAGCGGGGGTCGTCGAAAGCGCCGCGGACGCACCGACGGCGGAGGACCCGCGATGCGCATGCTCTAGCAGCGCCCCTAACTCACTCCCTCCGCACCCCACCCTCCGCCGGCTCCGGCTGCGGATCCTGCCTcgactattattttatttattttgggtcgTGCACAAGCCTCAGTGCCTGCAACCCGCGTCTCCTCGGACCGCGGGCACCTCTTCCCTCGGCTCCGAAGCCCCAGACCCTGGCCGCCCTCGCCTCGACACCCCCAGAGCCCCGCTAGCTGCCACGAGCCTCAGTTGCTGGAATCTTGTTAACGGCTGTCTTTTGGGGGGGCTCTGGTTTACCGACATTTTTGTTTTCAGCCAAGAGGAagatattgtgattttttttccccttcgaGCCCAGGCTCTGCTCTTTGGGGGTCTGGGGGGCGCGCCGAGCCGGGAGCCGTGCCAGCCGAGTCTTGCGGGCTGTGGCAGGGAAGGGGCCACCACCATGGATGTACTGTTGAGCGCAGAGGAGAGAGCCGCCCTCCAACGGAGCAAGGCGATTGAGAAAAACCtcaaagaggatggcatcagcgCCGCCAAAGACGTGAAATTACTCCTACTGG GGGCTGGAGAATCAGGAAAAAGCACCATTGTGAAGCAAATGAAGTAA
- the LOC130681080 gene encoding long-chain-fatty-acid--CoA ligase 4-like, whose product MQPNGKVFKKLILGNYLWMNYVEVNHRVSNFGSGLTALGLKPKSTIAIFCETRAEWMITAQTCFKYNFPLVTLYATLGREAVVHGLNESEATYLITSIELLENKLKAALLDINCVKHIIYVDSKTINKAEYAEGFEIHSMQSVEELGSKPENLSIPPARPTPSDLAIVMYTSGSTGRPKGVMMHHSNLIAGMTGQCERIPGLGPKDTYIGYLPLAYVLELTAEISCFTYGCRIGYSSPLTLSDQSSKIKKGSKGDCTVLKPTLMAAVPEIMDRIYKNVMSKVQEMNYIQKTLFKIGYDYKLEQIKKGYDAPLCNLILFKKVKALLGGNVRMMLSGGAPLSPQTHRFMNVCFCCPVSQGYGLTESCGAGTVTEVTDYTTGRVGAPLICCEIKLKDWQEGGYTVHNKPNPRGEIIIGGQNVSMGYFKNEEKTAEDYSVDENGQRWFCTGDIGEFHPDGCLQIIDRKKDLVKLQAGEYVSLGKVEAALKNCPLIDNICAFAKSDQSYMINFVVPNQKRLTLLAQQKGVEGTWVDICNNSAMEAEILKEIREAANTMKLERFEIPIKVRLSPEPWTPETGLVTDAFKLKRKELKNHYLKDIERMYGGK is encoded by the coding sequence ATGCAGCCAAACGGAAAGGTTTTTAAGAAGTTAATTCTTGGGAATTATTTATGGATGAACTACGTCGAAGTGAACCACAGAGTGAGTAACTTTGGTAGTGGACTCACTGCTTTGGGATTAAAACCGAAGAGCACTATTGCCATTTTCTGTGAGACCAGGGCTGAGTGGATGATTACAGCACAGACCTGCTTTAAGTACAACTTTCCTCTTGTGACTTTGTATGCCACACTTGGCAGAGAAGCTGTAGTTCATGGGTTAAATGAATCTGAGGCTACCTATCTGATTACTAGTATTGAACTTCTGGAAAATAAGCTTAAGGCTGCATTGTTAGATATCAATTGTGTTAAGCACATCATTTATGTGGACAGTAAGACTATCAATAAAGCAGAATATGCTGAAGGATTTGAGATTCACAGCATGCAATCAGTAGAAGAGTTGGGATCCAAGCCAGAAAACTTGAGCATTCCTCCAGCTAGACCAACTCCTTCAGACCTGGCTATCGTCATGTATACCAGCGGTTCTACTGGCCGACCTAAGGGGGTGATGATGCATCATAGCAATCTGATAGCTGGAATGACAGGCCAGTGTGAGAGAATTCCTGGCCTTGGACCAAAGGACACATATATTGGTTACTTGCCTTTGGCTTATGTATTAGAATTGACAGCAGAGATATCTTGCTTTACCTATGGATGTAGGATTGGATATTCTTCTCCACTTACACTCTCTGACCAGTCCAGCAAAATCAAAAAGGGAAGCAAAGGCGATTGTACTGTACTGAAGCCTACACTCATGGCAGCTGTTCCAGAGATCATGGATAGAATTTATAAGAATGTTATGAGCAAAGTTCAAGAGATGAATTATATTCAGAAAACTCTGTTCAAGATAGGGTATGATTACAAATTGGAACAGATCAAAAAGGGATATGATGCCCCACTTTGCAATCTGATACTGTTTAAGAAGGTGAAGGCTTTGCTAGGAGGGAATGTCCGTATGATGCTGTCTGGTGGAGCACCACTGTCTCCTCAGACACACCGGTTCATGAATGTCTGCTTCTGCTGCCCAGTTAGTCAAGGTTATGGACTGACAGAATCGTGTGGTGCTGGGACAGTTACTGAAGTTACTGACTATACTACTGGCAGAGTTGGAGCCCCTCTTATTTGTTGTGAAATTAAACTAAAAGACTGGCAGGAAGGTGGTTATACAGTTCACAACAAACCAAACCCCAGAGGCGAAATCATAATCGGTGGACAGAATGTCTCCATggggtattttaaaaatgaagaaaaaacagcagaagaTTATTCTGTGGATGAAAATGGCCAAAGGTGGTTTTGCACTGGTGATATTGGAGAATTTCATCCCGATGGGTGTTTACAGATTATAGATCGCAAGAAAGATCTGGTGAAGTTGCAAGCAGGAGAATATGTATCTCTTGGGAAAGTGGAAGCTGCATTGAAGAACTGTCCACTTATTGACAATATCTGTGCTTTTGCCAAAAGTGACCAGTCCTATATGATCAATTTTGTGGTTCCTAATCAGAAAAGGTTGACACTTTTGGCACAACAGAAAGGGGTGGAAGGAACTTGGGTTGATATCTGCAATAACTCTGCCATGGAAGctgaaatactgaaagaaattagagaagcTGCAAATACCATGAAATTGGAGCGTTTTGAAATTCCAATCAAGGTCCGCTTAAGTCCGGAGCCATGGACCCCTGAAACTGGTCTGGTCACTGATGCTTTcaaactgaagaggaaggaactGAAGAACCATTACCTCAAAGACATTGAGCGGATGTATGGGGGCAAATAA